The Corvus hawaiiensis isolate bCorHaw1 chromosome 29, bCorHaw1.pri.cur, whole genome shotgun sequence region TTCCCCAGCTGGACTTTGTGCCCcgagggcagcaggcagggggtGAGTCAGAACCGGGgcgctggggctgagctgggactgGTGGGCTGCTCCCCCTACAGGGACACCCCATGTGCTAGTGCCTGTGTCTGCAGGACCCAGAGGAGCGTGAGGACTCCAGAGTGTCAGCAGTGCCTGCCCTGGATGGCTCTGCAGTGCCCAGCATGTTGGAGGGCAACAAGCAGGAGCCAAATGCTGAGGCTGAGCCACAACCCTGCCCTGACACCCCCCAAGCAGGTCAGGGCCTCACAGGGGACTGGCCTGGGGGAATCTGTGCTGGCAGTGTTTAGGTGCAGACCCTCCCTGGAGGTCCCCCCGTTTCCCCCTAGGGCCAACAATGGAAGACGTGTGCTGCACCAGCAGTGACAATGACACGGAGGGGCTGCGGTGGCGGCAGGGCCACAAGCCCCATCCTGGGCCCCCCACAGTCACACCTTCCCCACACCGGGGAACATCAGACGCTGGTGAGGATGGGCTCAATATGAGCAAGTACCTGCTGGGAGCCTTGGCGTTGGTCGCTGTGGGGCTGCTGATCATCACTGGTAAGTGGGGGGTCTCAGTGGCTGAGGCCCCAGGGACAGGATGAGGTCCAGACATCCCCCTCATtgtcccctcctctccccaggtGGTATCTACGACATGGCAGAGGGTGAGTACAGGGGACTAGCCCACCCGGGCAGGGGGACGTCTTGCAGCAGCCTGGACATTCGGACCCATGTCCTCCTCTGCAGGTCCTGTGGAGAGTGTGGggagctgggacttggctgctggggagcaggagtTGCTGCTGTCTGTAGACAGCAATGTAAGGAGGGGTCTCGAGCAGGGCTGAGTGAGGGCAGAGGGTGTCTTCAATGTCCCCAGGGCTTCCAACCTTCCTGTCCTCCAGGACTCACAGCAGAAGGCCCCTCTGCCAGATGCTGGGGGCTCCCAGAGTGTGCAGTCCATGAGCCAACTCCTGGACAAGTTGGCCAAAGAGAATCAGGAGATCCGGCTcatgcaggcagagctgcaggttgGTGCCCGGTGCCATGTCCCAGTGCTGTGTCCCGGTGCTGCTCTCCCACTGCCACCTCTTTCACAgcccccacccctgccccaggcCCACAAGGAAGATCTGCGGACCCTGCTGCACAGGAGCGAGGGTGAGGCGGCAGCAGCCGGGGCGCAGCAGCAGAGTCTGGCCGCAGAGAATGCACAGCTGCGCGCGGCGCTGGAGCGGGAGGTCACTGCGCTGCGGGAGGCCCAGGCTGAGCTGCGGCGCCTGCAGGCCACAGGGGCAccgggcagccccagggagccagcagcagagcagccacgTGCCACAGGCACGTCCGTGCGTGGCAAAGCTGCGGCACGGTGGCATGGCAGTCTGGATTCATTGCGGCAAGAGCTAGCAGACACCCTGGACCGTGCACGGGGCTCTGGGGATTTCAAGGGGCTTCTGGAGGAACTAAGCAtcctggagcagcacctggCCCAGGTGCTGGAGGCAGAGGGGTTGGGGTCCTTCCCATCACCCTGGAAGAAGCCGTTCAAGGTGGAGAAGGAGAGTAGGTGGCACAAACAGCATGGTGCCAGGGGGTACCCCCAcgagcaggagaggagagagcatGGCAAACCCCAcgagcaggagaggaaagagcatGGCAAGCCCCAcgagcaggagaggaaagagcatGGCAAACCCCAcgagcaggagaggagagagcatGGCAAACCCCAcgagcaggagaggagagagcatGGCAAACCCCAcgagcaggagaggagagagcatGGCAAACCCCAcgagcaggagaggagagagcatGGCAAACCCCACAGGAAGGATCCCCGAACCCCCCATGAGCACAAGCCAGGCAAAGCCTGGGGGAAGCTGTCTCACAGCCACCCCCAGCATGGTTCCCATGAGTTGCCCTGGCTCAGGCGGTACCGGGCACCACAGGGCTGCTTTGGGGTGACTGACTGTGCCCACAAGGAGGGCCAGGAAGTGCTCAGGGCTGCACTGGAGCCGGTGCAGAAGGTGcagttcctgcagctgctggagagctTCATGGGGCAGCTGGGCTTGGGGAGGCACTTCAAGAGGCTGGCACCACAGCTTGATGGAGCCTTTAGGGCTGACGGTGTCTTTGCCCACGACCGTCTGCGGTTTGTCGATTTTGTGGATGATGTGGAGGATCTGCTTGAGGAGGTGGCGTGGCAGGAGTGGGGCGACAAGGAGGCGGTTGATGGCTTCGAGGAGTACATGCTGCAGCACTACAGTGGGTGAGCTGGGGCGGGTGGTGCCGGGGGTCCCCAGGGATTCCCTCCCCCTGCACCCCTTCACGCCTCCCCTTCTCTTGCAGCACCTCCAGGAACATGTGGAGACAAAGAGCCCAGAGGCAGCATGGCATGGGTGGGTAGAGCCGGGGGGGCAGTGTTATAGTGTGCCAGCACCCCCACGCAAGGGCTCCCCGCGTGCTGTTTGTGGGCATCTGGGGGCTACCATCGCACCCTGTAGGGCCAAGTAGGGCCACTTTCCCAACCAAAGGCACTGTGTGATGCTGCACTGCCACCATGAATAAAGTCACCgctgggcagagctgtgtggatgtggggaaaaggggggtgctgggggtggggggaagggagggtgcTGGGGGAAGAGAGCTGGGGAAATGGGGGTTCAGAGGAGGAATAGGGAGTGTaaggggagagcagagggaaacgAAGTGCTGTAGGCAAAGGTgctgagagggaaggaaggagtgcagggaggaggaagggctgTTGGGGGAGAGGGGGTGCAGATGAAAAGGGGGGACAGAGAGGAATGTGGTGTAGTAGAGGGGAAGGGGGTTGCTGGGGGAGAAGAAAGGGtattgggggtgctgggggaaaATGAGGATTTAGAGGAGGAACagtgaaggggaaaagggagtgcTGGAGGAAGTGAGGGGCAGCTGAGAAAGTGGGGTGCAGAGGGGGCATAGGGAGTGTTGAGGAGGAAGGGTGCTCGGAGAGGAAAGGGGGTACTGGGGGAAATGGATGCTGGGAGAAAGCGGGGTGCAGAAGAGGCATAGGGGTTGTTGGGGGGAGAGTGCTGGGGAAATGGGGatgctgggaggaaagggggTGTTGGGGGGAGCAGGATGCTGGGGAGAGGGAGCTTCAGAGGAGAATGGGGGGTGTAaggaggaactgggagggagGGGGACAGAGGGTTGCCTGGGGTGCAGGATCCTGGGGGGGGCCCGGGCTCGCCGTGTCCCGGCGGGGACGCGCGGCGCCCTCGCTGCGGTGCCGGCTCTGCCCTGCAGGGGGCGCCGCGAGGCGGGCGCgccgccgggggcggggccagcgGGGCGGGGCCATGGGGCGGAGGGCCGATGGCGGCGCCGCGCgcggtgctgctgctgagcgGGAAGAGGAAATCGGGCAAGGATTTCGTGGCCGAGGAGCTGCGGAGCCGGTACCGGGCGGGGCGCGGCTGAGGCCGGGGGTGTGCGCGGGGAGGGCGCGGGCTGCGGGGATGGCACCGGAGGACGGGGAGGCCGGGACTTGGCCGAGTGGAGCCGGTGCCAGTGCCCGTCCCGCTTACCCCTCTCCCGCAGGCTGGGCCCCGACGTCTGCACCGTCCTGCGCCTCTCCGGGCCCCTCAAGGAGCAGTACGCCAAGGTACCGCGGCCGCGCCGACCTGTGCTAGGACATTTTGTGCCGGGCTCTGCTGTCCCACGCTCGTGCTGTACCACACCGAGCCGTGCCGTGCCACGCTGAGTTGTGCCAGGGCATGTGCTTTGCTGTTCTGTGCCTTCCCGTGCTCATGCCACGCTACACCATGCCACACAGTGTTGAgctgtgccctgccctgccgcactgtgctgtgctgtctgATGCTTTGCCatcctgtgctgagctgtgccatgCTGCACCACACCAAGCCGTGTCAGGACATGCTGCGCCGAGTTGTGCCATCCCCTGATCGTGCTGTACCACATCGTGCCAAGCTGTTGCACACTGTGCTGTACTGAGCCATGCCATTCTGCCGTGCTGTGCTGAGGCACGGCTTGTCACAACAGCCATGGCTGTGCCATGGTCATTGGCCCAGGCCATGCCTGCTGACCCCCCTTCCCCACAGGAGCATGGTCTTGACTTCCAGCGTCTCCTGGATGCCAGCGCCTACAAGGAGATGTTCCGCCAGGACATGATCCGCTGGGGCGAGGAGAAGCGCCACACTGACCCTGGCTtcttttgccgggcagcagtgGAGGGGGCACTGCAGCCAGTGTGGGTGAGTTTTGGGGGGTGCACAGGGGCTCTGGGGGCAGAGGACAGGTGCTGATGGAGCCCCTGCGCAGGTGGTGAGTGACACACGGCGCCTCTCGGATGTGGAGTGGTTCCGGGATGTCTATGGGGATGTGGTGCAGACTGTGCGGGTGGTGGCTACTGAGGAgacgaggaagaggaggaactGGGTCTTTGTCACTGGTGAGCAAGTGAAGGGCAGCTTCCCCAAGTGTGACACCAAAACTGGGGTTGCCCCATGGGCACAGCCTCCACTACCAAAGTGAGAGGCTTTGGATCAAGCCCCCCAGCTCTGGAGGGTGAGGCCATAGTGGGGGTACAGATGGACAGATCCTGACCATCCTTGGGGCCTCCCTGGACTCTGTGCTGCTAGGGGTGGACGATGCTGAATCTGAGTGCGGCCTGGACCAGGGAGTGGCCTTTGATTGGGTGATCACCAATGACGGGGATAAGGTGGCCCTGGGCgagcagctggagatgctgtTGCAGTCACTCCACAGGAGCCTATAGCTCCACATCTCTCTACTGGAGCTTGGGGACCACATAAttcccccccccagcccctcagcatCTCCCCCTCCACCTCCTGCTAATGCTTCCTGTTCTGGAATAAAGCTCTGACACTGAGAACTGCTGCCACGCTGGGCCTGTGTCTCATTTCTGGGGAAGGGACACACAGGTGATGCTGCCCCACCCTCACCATGGGCTTCCCAGCTTTTGGGAGGCAGAAGTGCAGTTCAATACCTTCTGTCCAAGCAGGGAGTCCACCAGCTGGATTTTTCATGGTGTCCTTTAACAGTGTTTCTACCAGCCAATTCTCTACAGATTATCTGCTTCCCAAACTCCTGCACTCATatctgctcctctcctgcaaCAGCTGGGCacgggggggtgggggtggtggtTCTTGGGTGGGCTGGGGGTTTTGAGGGGGgattatatatacatatatatatatacatatatatatatatatatgtatcccGTACTCTGGGTCTACCATTAGCCTGACCCCGACCTTGGGGACATCGTGAGACACACACCCCCAACACCCCCAGAATGGGAacacctgctccagctgctgctcgtAATCTCCAGCCTCTAAGAGGATTAAGGGGATTATATAAAAAGAGGGGAGATGCCCGTGCGGGCACTCAGTGGGTTAAACAGATGAGGGGTCGTTCGGGACTTGTCCGTCGGGGCGCACTGGTGCAACCCGGTGCACTACAAGTCCCGAACGACCCCGCAGAGATGCAGGAACCGGGGGTGTGATGGGGGGGGAGATACAAAGCGGGGAGCGGGCGGGGATGATGTCAGCCTGCGGGGAGCCCCAGCGTGGCCAATggcgctgcggggccgggccagcggcagcggcgggggcggtggcggcggcgatAGCGGCGAGAGCACGGAGCCCATTCATGATCCAGCGAACGGGGCCGGTGGCAAGTAAAGCGGAACCGGTGCCCTGTAAAGCGGCGCCGGTACCGCCGTCATGGAGACATCGGGGCATCTCCACGATTCGGGCGTGGGGGACTTGGAGGAGGATGGTCGGTGTCCCTGCCCGTTACCGGGGGATGAACGGTCACCGCCGCCGCCCTccgcgctgccgccgctccagcacagcctgttGCACTCCTCGCCCGGGTCGTTACGggcccctcctcctcctcccgccgcccccgccgccctccACCCTTCCTCCCGCCACGGCAGCCAGCTCAACCTCGGCGACCACCCAGCGGGCTCTGGGGTGGCTAGCAGCAAACACCGGCAGCCCAGCCCCTTGGTTCATCGGCGGGACAGCAACCCCTTCACCGAGAttgccatgagctcctgcaagTACAGCGGGGGGGTGATGAAGCCCCTCAGTCGACTCAGCGCATCCCGACGGAACCTCATCGAGGCCGAGCCGGAGGCACAACCCCTGCAGCTCTTTGGTGCCGGGGAACCGCCTGAAATTGTTGTCTCACGCGAGGACAACCATGCACCTGCCACCCACCGTCCCACCCGCCCGCCTGCCCGGCCAGCCCCCACCACCTTTGCCAAGGGGCCCAAGCGCAAGGCACAGAACATTGGCTACCGGCTTGGGCACCGCCGGGCACTGTTCGAGAAGAGGAAGCGCCTCAGCGACTACGCGCTCATCTTCGGCATGTTTGGCATTGTCGTCATGGTCATTGAGACCGAGCTCTCCTGGGGGCTCTACTCCAAGGTACCAACGGGGccaggggtgtgtgtgtgtggggctggtggCACCAGATGGTGCCTGGTGGGGTGAGCATGGAGCCATTTGCTTCATCTAGTATCCCATGGGATAAACATGGAGCTCTTTGGCCCATCTGGAGTGGAGCAGGGTCAGACAGGCTGGCTGGTGAGTGACAGGATGTTCCAGAGCTTTAGTACATGCCACAGCCACAGGTGTTGGACAGGGTGACCACCTGGCTGGAGGCGTGGGGGCTGTGTGCCGGTGGGTGCTCTATCGAGTCCTGCCCCATGCACTTGCAGCAGCAGGCACCGACCCACTGAGGTCTGTGGTGCCTGTTGCTGGCATGGCAGTGCACTCCTCAAAAACACTGTGCCCTCGGCGGTGCAGCAAAGCACCCCCtccctcctccgcctcctccccCACAccctttcctgcctttttttttccattttttttttgcaggacaGTGTCTTTTATTTATAATTCTCCCCCCCACgtcccttccagctcctgctcccaggctgcGCTGGTTGGCAGCGATATGAATAACTCTTTGTATAGACATCTGTCATGTTATTTATATCTATCCAGAAAGGGGAAGGCATCAGCACCCCCACTAGCACCCATGGGCGTCAGCGGGACGGCACtgctgagggggctggggtGCAGCCAGCGGGGGTCCCCATGCCATGGTGCCGCCAGTGGAGGGGAAGAagcagggtgggaaggggctgctcaCCACTTCCTGCCATTATCCGGCATGGGCAGCGGGGAGGGCAGTGTGAGCAGAGGAGGTGGAGGAAGGGAGGCATGTTGCCGGGGTCCTGTGGGTTTGGGgagccctgctgcctccccacaGAGGTGCCTCATGGGGCGGTTACTGAGCCCCGTCTTTCCATGGCTGCCAGGGTCAGTGGGTGTGTGGGGGCTGCGGGCAGCAGTTCCACTGCTCTGTCTGAGGCAGGGGCATGCCTTGGTGCCAAGCTGGCATCCCTGGCACCCTTGCTGAGAGAGAAAGATGCTTCAATGCCAGCACCTTTTTCTGGTGGTTCCCACTCCCCTTTGGCAGGAGCGAAGCCAAACCACCATCCCCCAACCTGCATCTCCTACCTGTTGAGTCGCAGCCGCCCTCACAGGCTCCACATGCCTGCATGCCTGCTGCCAGGGGGACTGTCCACTCTTACCAAGCTGCCAGCAGTACTGCTACTGTGCTCGCTGGCCCCACGACTCTGAGCTGCTGTGTCAGCTGGGGAAGACCCCATGAGTCAGCGCTGCTGCCATGCAGCAGCTGTGACACGCTGCTGCGCCCCTGCCCCGCTGTGACACAAACAATTGTGCCGACAGCCACAGGGTGCAGGAGAGTCCCTGGCTCCGGCCTCCGCAGGCCCTTGGCCAGATTTGCAGCAGCGAGCGACCGTGTATAAATCCCCCCACAACAGCCCCCGGTGAGAAACCAGCACTCACCAGCAGGGACATGACCATGAGTGTGGGAGTGCGTGTGATCAGGGCTGGCTGCCTCTGTGCATTTGGGGATGTCAGCACAGCTCCAACTCTGCCCCATGGCCCCAGCCACGCCACCTCATGCTCCCAGCCAGAGGGTGCCAGGGCTGAACTGGGAAGTGGCCAGGGTttgcctgctccctgcctgtcAATCGATTGTGGGCAGGACAGGGCCTCTCCTGCCCACAGGACAATATTGCTGCTTCCCACCACTTGTGCAGCACCACCAGAGTGAAGCATCCTGCCACCCACATGGTGGAACAGGACATGTGCCAGGGGTGCCAAGGTCTTGCCCCACTTCAGCCAAGACCCCATGTTGTTTGCTGCGAGCATGGGATCCAGGAATGGCTCCTCCTGACAGGTCTCTTCAGACCCAGCACTGGCAGGAGGCATTGGTAAACATAGTATGTAACACTTGCCAGGTGGGGCAGTGGGTGCCCGTGCATCAGGCAGGGTTTGTGTGCCTGGGAAGGGTCTTGCTAGAGCCACCTTGGCATGATGCTGCCTCAGAGTTTGCCTGTTAATAGCTAGTGTTTAGTCCCAGCACTTTTCTCAGCACCAGCCATTATATCCACACAATTGCACAGCCAGAGCCAAGTTGTTAACAATGCAGTGCCGCCTCCGCAGCAAATAGTCCCTTCTCTGCATGCAAACACCCTGTGGAGATGAGGAGCACTGGGGAGAGGGAGCCAAGCAAGGCTGAAGCCAGCCCAGCACGCTGGGGAGCCATGAGTGTGCCAGGTCTTAGCATGCCATGAGTGTGCCAGGCCTCACCATGCTGGGGCTCGGCATGCTGGGGATGGTGTGGAGGTGTGTAGTGCAGTAGTGAGGGGGTTGGTTTGGGAATAACACCTTGGTGAAGGGCTGCCAATGCCCTAGCATCAGTGGGGCTGGATTGTGGCTGGCACGCACGTGAGTTTACCAGTATCCAAAGGGAACAGTgactcctgcttttcccagtggGGTTCTGGGGACCCACCAGTTCAGCCATCAGCGAATCAGGGGCTGGTTTAATTTACATAAGACTAAGCAGCAGGAGGGTCTAGTTAAATCATCTGTTTGGATACCATAACACTGGGCTCAGGCTAGACGGGGCCAGGGCACTGGCATCGCACATCTCAGAGGGGAGGCTGGGAACTGCACTCGGcagaagagaattaaaaaagagTTTTGGAGAGAGGGCATGTGGTGCTGGTGGTACCAGCGGTGCCAGTGATGCTGGTGGTACTTATGTGCCCTTAATACCATGCCAAGCTGCTTGGGGGGGAAGCTGAAGCAGCAAAAGTGCTATtgaggacagggacagcaggtgTTGGGGGGCAGCATCTTCTTTGGGGTGTGGAGTCCAGTGCCAGCAGAGTCCCACAGCTGTGTACCTCCTAATGCCTTCCCTGCTTTCACCCTGCAGGACTCCATGTTCTCCCTGGCCCTGAAATGCCTTATAAGCCTCTCCACCGTCATCCTGCTGGGCCTCATTATCGCCTATCACACACGGGAGGTGCAGGTAGGTCCTGGCATCACCAGTGCCTAGCaaggggctgctgtggggtttGCCAACCACCTGGGTGGGACACAGTACCTGAGCTCAcatcctgctccatcctggaGACTCCTTCCTCTTTGTCAGGGTCTTGGGGGGCAGTGAGGATTCTTGGGGGGCAGTCAGACCAGGCACCAAGGGGGTCTGTCTGGGCCCCGGGTGCCTGGCAGATTTGCTGGTGGCTTGGGGAGACTGTAGCCAGGAATGGCTCAGACCAGTCAAAGTGCCAAGAAAAGCCATGAAATCCTTTTCTAATCAGGGCTGCACACTCTCTTCCTCCCTGGGAAGTTAAAGGACTCCTAGTTTTTTCCAGGAAGGCTGTGCTTCCCTGTGCGACCTAGCTTTGGCACAATGCCAGCCTGTTTTGGGCACGGGAGGAATGAATCACCAGTCAGGAGAAGGAGCATCCTGGGAAGGGATGTCAAAGCCCCTGGCCCTGAGTGCACCATAATCCCACCTTGtccctcctggggctgggggactgAGGGGttttgctggcagcagcatcccactccctgcctgcctccgtCCGGGCAGCCCCCAGTCCAGCTCAGCCTGCCTGCATGGGGACCAAGCCTGGGGGTGAGGTACTCAAGGCAAATATTTGAGAGCTCTGGTTCTTGCTGGAATAATATTTACCCTGGGATGACGGTGGTTGGGGTCAGCCGGGCGAGCCGTGCCCCTGGTGCTCAGTGTTTCCTCCGCTTGTTGTTCCTGGCAGTGGGTTGTGCAAACACAACATCCACCCAGGCGACACACAGGTCATCCCACCTCTCCTGCCTTGACCAGAGCCAAAGTCCCACTGCTGTCCCTCTGCACATGGGGACTGAACCTCACCATGgtcctggctgctctgccaggccaGTTACACTGTCAAGACAGGGAATTAGATGAATTTGACTTGATCTGCTCCAAAGGAAGTTGTGCTGGCTGCTGGTTGCCCTATGTGTTATAAAGTGTTCTGAAGGACTTGTTGATAATCCAGCTGAATGGAATGGGGCTGCCAGAGCTGTAAATCCTCAACTTCTTGTACCTCTCAGCCAAGGTGGGGAACTGTGCTCCCTGGCCATGGCACTTGTCAGACCTCCCAG contains the following coding sequences:
- the PMVK gene encoding phosphomevalonate kinase isoform X1, which produces MAAPRAVLLLSGKRKSGKDFVAEELRSRLGPDVCTVLRLSGPLKEQYAKEHGLDFQRLLDASAYKEMFRQDMIRWGEEKRHTDPGFFCRAAVEGALQPVWVVSDTRRLSDVEWFRDVYGDVVQTVRVVATEETRKRRNWVFVTGVDDAESECGLDQGVAFDWVITNDGDKVALGEQLEMLLQSLHRSL
- the PBXIP1 gene encoding pre-B-cell leukemia transcription factor-interacting protein 1, translated to MAEKLEPRDSESSWVLAGSEGLPIDTVGPEQDSTSHGSEDEEPEEEDEGTQDTVTATATNGITTFPSWTLCPEGSRQGDPEEREDSRVSAVPALDGSAVPSMLEGNKQEPNAEAEPQPCPDTPQAGPTMEDVCCTSSDNDTEGLRWRQGHKPHPGPPTVTPSPHRGTSDAGEDGLNMSKYLLGALALVAVGLLIITGGIYDMAEGPVESVGSWDLAAGEQELLLSVDSNDSQQKAPLPDAGGSQSVQSMSQLLDKLAKENQEIRLMQAELQAHKEDLRTLLHRSEGEAAAAGAQQQSLAAENAQLRAALEREVTALREAQAELRRLQATGAPGSPREPAAEQPRATGTSVRGKAAARWHGSLDSLRQELADTLDRARGSGDFKGLLEELSILEQHLAQVLEAEGLGSFPSPWKKPFKVEKESRWHKQHGARGYPHEQERREHGKPHEKDPRTPHEHKPGKAWGKLSHSHPQHGSHELPWLRRYRAPQGCFGVTDCAHKEGQEVLRAALEPVQKVQFLQLLESFMGQLGLGRHFKRLAPQLDGAFRADGVFAHDRLRFVDFVDDVEDLLEEVAWQEWGDKEAVDGFEEYMLQHYSGTSRNMWRQRAQRQHGMGG
- the PMVK gene encoding phosphomevalonate kinase isoform X2 gives rise to the protein MAAPRAVLLLSGKRKSGKDFVAEELRSRLGPDVCTVLRLSGPLKEQYAKRLLDASAYKEMFRQDMIRWGEEKRHTDPGFFCRAAVEGALQPVWVVSDTRRLSDVEWFRDVYGDVVQTVRVVATEETRKRRNWVFVTGVDDAESECGLDQGVAFDWVITNDGDKVALGEQLEMLLQSLHRSL